In Sphaeramia orbicularis chromosome 5, fSphaOr1.1, whole genome shotgun sequence, the genomic stretch CCAGATCCATTGGAGAGTTCAACATGTGAcacattttcactcaaaaataatgaatacatcCACACAATTCCACTGTTCCTGGGACAGTGGGAACAGTTAAATTGCATTAAAATAAAAGACATAGTGAACTACTAACAACACACACTAAAACCAAAATGAAATGAGTCATTGCTGACTGAGTGGAGGTAGGAGTATCGATATAAGTTATCACAGCCGCTGTGTGTGATTACTGGTGGATGACAATTGAATGTAGTTTCATCTGCAGTGTAATATTTCAAGATTGAGGTTGGCTTAATTTCTGCGTATAAAAACAGAGATTCTTAGGATgttctcagctttttttttttttttgtgagacatccACATAAATGAGTCCAAAGTCACAGAGCCGGTTGGTTTTGGAAACAGGCGGTGAAATCAGCCCTCAGGGGTTTTCGGGGGTTTACTGTGAGGGCCATTGCTTAGTGCCTGCGATACCTACCTCTggtctgtttctgtgtgtgttcacagcCTCCACGCCTAAACAGACAGACTCCACTTTACAACCTGAGGAGACGCAAACAAGACACAGTTAACTGGACTGTTGGTCTCTAACAccaaacacactaaaacatacAAGAGAACCAAATGTGAAAGCATCATCATGTAATATACTGTGAAAACAGATGGTAACAATaggaaaatattaatattaaataaCTTACCATAAGCCATAGGGGTTAACTTCAAAACTGAGTGCAAAGAGCACTTAAGATAAGGCAACTCATCTGTAGGGGTGGAAAAAGAGTTATCAAACATTTGTCATGTCATTTCACATATTTTCATTTAAAGCTCATATGATGATTTTTCAGTAATTTGTAAATGAGGCTAATACTGGGAATAGACTGtactgtgttgttttttgttttttaatcttttcaagACAGGCTCCTTTTTCACAATATAAAGTACTCTGTGGTCACATTCACACTTTAAATTCTAcatcaaagttgttgttttttttttaagttgtcttTATTTGATCCAGTTAGTCTTGGTTTCACATTATCATTTTACCAGGGGCTGCATCTGTATTTGACATTATGTCTGATGTCAGTGTATTTGACATCACCTTTCCTTCCAATTTAAGTAAGGAAAATAAATGAAGGTTCATTTCATTGCCACTATTCTATTACTACATTCCACCTGCCACCCCTGTTTTTAAACTTCAGGTGACATTGCTCCTAAACCTCTCAGAAAATAGACGACAAGCTTTGGTATTTTTAGGTCTCACTTTATTACTTCATCAGACTGCACTTCAATTAAAAACTCATTTACTGTCATTTTCTTTCGACTTTTGTTTCATGATTTTGTGTTCTGACATCCAAAACGTGTTTTCACCCTAAATGAACTGAACCATGTTGGAGTCTGATCTGGACTGTTTGGTCCTGAGGAGGTTTCACCTGCAATTTTGGTCTGCATCAATTTAAATGAATTAAATGACAAAACGTCTGATCCCAGTATCACTAAccccccctcccaccaccaccaccaccaccaccttcatTAATCCATGTTATGATTCATACCCGCAGTCTTGTCCAGGAAATATGCGAGAAGACAGCGCATGACTGCCTGATGACAGATGACCAGGACGTTCTCTTGCCTCTCTAACTCCATGATCACAGGCTCCAGGCGCTGAACCAGGTCTTCATACGACTGATGGAGTCAGAAAACACCCGTAAATGACACAGTTTTAATACAAGAACCAACCGGAGTCGTAGGAAACTTGCTCCCACCTCTCCTTTGGGATAACGGTAGCGGTACTTGTCTTGGTCTCTCAGAGCAAACTCCAGAGGATAATGCTCTTGGATCTCCTCATACATCATTTCTTCACACACGCCCTGAGGAAACACAACAGGAGATGTGTTTAGGCTGAGTACACAACACTGTTGTGTTTAGTTTGTTGAATACTTAAAGTGGCATACAGCGTCTATTTCATTGAGGGATTTCCACTGTTCATATGGAACTCCGAGGCACTCTGCAGTCTGGATTGTCCTCTTCATCTGACTCGTCCAGACTTTCAGATCTTTGATGTTCTGGTCCTGAATGAATTTCCTCAGACGTGATGCAAACTACAAGATAAGACAGCAGTGAAAAACAGATTATCAAACCTaaatagatttttatttatttatttctttaatggtttatttaacccataaagatccaaacatcctcCATAGACCAAAATCCTCTACTGATGaacaatgtttaatacctgttgatccactaatcctatcaatacatgtaaataattggtataaatgcagtttatcatctttttatatgatatgacccatttggatgttcagaggctctgtagtgaatgtggaaacactgtcatcttcaacaacattgattaactagtaaaacccctggagtttgatcaataacagtggatggaaatgcttgtttttatgttctgttattgatatctttgctgaaaatttcactttttcttcagttttctctgtttctgatataataaccctcaactgtaccctgagcttgtatgaacatctacattatcaataaattcaatgtaggaaaacacctgattttcacagaaaaaacacaaaataaagaagataatattacaacaaatggtaataaatcaaatAAGAAGcattaaatagagataaaaatacatttgcaaactgccaaaaaagtagcactgggtctttatgggttaatagggaccatgcatatttatgaacattgttgtataaaaaatatacccgtgtaaatatgccagaattagtaaaaataactactactAATATTCACACTAACACAGAAGCTAAATATAATATAGAAACCTGACACCCATCACACACCTCTTTCCCCCGTGCAGACAGACCAGAGTCACCACCAATGCGTCCCTTGATGTTGAGGTCACTCTCACCGTGGCGACACAGGTAGATGGAGCGAGGTGTGATGTGGATGTTCATCAGGTAGTAGACGATCCGGCTTTGGATGTGGTCGAGGACGCGGTTCACAAGGTAGCGGCGGCCCACATCCATGATCTTTATGTAGGAAAGGTCCCTGGAAGAAGAAAAGAATATTAACCATGTGTCTTAATGAGAACAATGAATCTGCTCTGagtcattgagcctgtttacattcacaccagtACTCCCATCATTATCCTATTTCTGGAGTTATTAGATTATTCAActgaccatgtaaacaggataacctgatatgttttatcaggtaacagcagtaatctgattataacaaATCAGATTatcacacctggatttctccccaatacacCGATGTCTTCCTCCATGTATACAGGTTCATCTAATTTATTTCGTTCTTCTACGTCTGCACGTGTtaacatctatatatatatatatatatatatatatatatatatatatatatatgtatcttttattctgtttatttattatttatttgttccattgatggttatttgtgggatgttcacgcgatgggtcagtgtgtttttttctttttcttgtactgctgctgttgtaacaaagcaatttcctgcaaaggatcaataaagtatctatctatctatctatctatctatctatctatctatctatctatctatctatctatctatctatctatctatctatctatctatctatctatctatcagcagAAGTCAACAAAAAGTTTAAGTCTACCGTCACTATGTATGaatgtactctgaaagaaatctgataaaagactggcgtctaaaccagggtttttcagttatcacatttcttaagtgcatgtaaatgcgtcagatctgattattacaattatccgattactcccagttagacacttttaataaaacacacacttttaaTAAAAGTGTGTgacttatttgttttatcttctggttgtatttttttagatactatttatcctattattgtaaatctgttttatcagttttagtatatcttatttTCTATATCTATAattttttcattagttttattatatgttgtatttttacctatatccttgtacagcactttgggcactttgcattgttgtaaatgtCCTATATAAACAAACTTGATCTTGACGTTGAGTTACCAGACCTTTATGGTCATGAATACAGGCTCAGTGAGTGTGGACTCACCTGTCCAGAACCTCATCCAGAGGTTGATAAGATGACTCATAACACTTAATTCTCTTCATGAAGTCCTCAATGGCCTCTTCTGTGTTGGTGTGTATGTAGTCAGGGCTGCCTAATTTCACTTGCTGCAAAGACAGGAAACACAGTATATgagcagagaaaagaggaagtCATATGAGGCTGGAGTTTGTTTGTCTGAATAAATTATACAACAGATGTCTAAAATACTCACCACTATGTTTTGTGCAATTACATCTGGGTCTTCACACACAGACTCCACAAAAAACACCTGCATCAACAGCACAATATTGTAAATGTGGAGAAAATTATGTCAAAAtgaattaatctgattaaattcTGCCATGATTCACACACCTTAAACCCATTTTGTTCTGCAAACTTGACAATGGTCCCTCTTCTCTCTCGTGTTGTATTTGTGGCATCAAAGACCTGAAGATGAAGCAAAATAACTCCTAACACAGTCCTGATGCACAGTATGTAGGTTTATAATACACTCTTTAACCACACCAACTCACCGCCACCTGTCCTCCTTCGACACTCAGGTACTGTCGGACGTCATTAAGCGCCGCCATTGCACATTGACTGTGGAAAGAGGACACACAGCATAAGCCACATGATTTCTAATGCAGTTTATTTTCAACTGGCCATGCTGTTGAATATGTAGCCTTATTGTCTTTGAGATACAATTTATATTCATCAGTGGTAATTACAGCAGTTATGATTAGTTGGTTGAATCTCTATAAGATATGACAGATACTGATTTGTTAAATCTACCATCCTCTATCGCTTCACTGCTGTTTTTTGATGTTAGCACTTACATACCAGTTTAAGTATAGTACACCTGCAACTTAGAACAATTTACAGAGAGATTTCGAACTCACATCTCTTTAATTCTTATggcatttttatttagtttttttgttctaGCTGTTTTTTTATTTAGCATTTTAATGACTGCAATTATTCCTACAGTGTTGTtattgttgcttgtttttcttgtccaagattttttttggtatcTGTAAAATTTTATTTCATTCCAGGGTCCTATATTTTCTTCTTATTCAATCAATTAAGGAATGTTAACAGTTTAGCAAAACCCCACGTTTATCTAAGTACCAACAACACTTttttgaagtgaaaatgaaagatAAAGATGCTAAAAAGTCTGCAGTAATAACCAGAAAATGAGGATAACTATGTTTACACTGCAGACAAAGGCCATCcaaagctttgtttttttttttttttttacttaattgtgattgctttttttttttttcgttttattATTCTTTTGCGCATGGTAGACAGTTCAGGACTGTGAATAAGTGACAAATCTAAATTTAACCCCAAAGCTGTGAATATAGCCTAAGTTAAAGATTTACGATTAATGAGTACTTACAGATAAGTGAGAAATAATTCTCCACTGAATCTTAAGGCTTTAAGGGTATAGTTATAAATCGTTTCTAACACAGGTATACAAATCTGTCCTCAGTGAATTGACAGGCTGCAGACAATCTCCTTTTTTACATAAAGTTTGATTTCTGATACTGATACTGTCCGTGACCTCAGAGGCCTCTTTTCCACTGAAGCAGTTCCAGTTGTAGTTAATCTGGAGCTGGTTTTTCCTGTTTCCACCACTAAAGAATTGTCTtgggaatagaaaaaaaaacagttcagggACTAAAACCAAACCCTGACACATGGGGGGCTGGGGAGGGGACTATACCAAAGGACCATGTAAAATGAAGAGCTCAATTAGACTTTAAATCAAACAAGTGAGCATCCATGCGGAAGCCTGTCCTAAAACAACATATGCTTCAAAAAGACCTTTATGCAATAATATGTCTCTCGTTGGGAGGATGTGTGTGAATGCTTCAGCTGAAACTATGCTCTCATACTTCATTAGTCCCAATAAAATTAATGCACCTGTATTGCAATATCCTTTTATAGAGGTGTTTGTTTTTCCCTGTGATAGCTGTAGTTggtgttttattttcattactgCAAGATATGAATAATTATCTAAATACTACTGTTGTTGGGTCAGTATGAAGAACAGAAAATGTCCACCATGGTCTGAGCAGAACCAGTAGCATATTTGATGAGCTAAAAACCACAAGCTGAAATAAGGTTGTTCTCACAGTAAAATCAGCTCTGACTGCCTGGGGGTTGTACGATGACAGCCGGTGGGGGACGTGGGCTGACCTGCTGCTAACTAGGCTCCATCTTGTTAAATCAACCACAGATTTGACATTTAGACATCTACACTGTTGTCTGAAAAAAGCTTAAAACTATATTTGGTGACTGAGCAACAGTAGCATTGAGCAAATTATATCTTACATGTATCCAGTCTGCATTCACCTGCATATGTATCAGTGACGTAACCCTGTGGTATCGACCAatcaatggaaaaacaaaccagttCTTAATAGGCCCAACTAGACAGCACTGGCCCTGGACCAGCACCAGAACCAGTTAGTTTCAGCACTGGACTTACCGTCTGATTTTTAAGCCCTCCTCATTATCTGGACGGAAAAACTCAAAGGACTTGTAGATCTTCAAGCATTCCCTCCGATACTGGCCAACGTTGAACTCTGTAACAGATGAAAGATGCTGTTTTCTGCTGCTTGGAATCTCATAGTTTATGTGGAATACGTTGGTCGTGCTTACCTTTTGTTGGCACACCTATCCAGTTTAAGTAGCGGGTCAGCTTCTTCGAAATGTAAGTTTTCCCTCGGGCCGGAAGTCCAACTAACACAATAAGGGTGGGGCAGTTGGTCATACATACTGTAGAAGAGagagaaacacaaacatttaatgatTTAACTCCTTTCAGACACAGTTAATTTACTGAGCTTGAACTGAAAGCATCATCCTACTCAGCAGGAATAACAGTCTGGAAGGATGACAATAATTACACCACAAAACACAACATTACAAGATGTCTTATGTACACTTTAGATGTTCTTCATGTTAAGACTAAATTAACATTTCTATGTCTGACAGTCTTGAATAACAGGATAAACATGAACAGAAGATAAGAGGAGAGAAGCAGATGACTGattaaaataaaaccaaagaCAGACACGGGCtgattaaatataacaaaatgaaaatacacaacagatttttttttaaaaattaggcACTACATGTTATGATTTTAATTCAGTCCTTAAGTGATgttacaagaaaaacaaacactatACTTGTGTAAAACATATCTAATCTCATTTTTAGACTCTTCTTAGACCCTGGCTTCTTCGTGGAGTCTGGTGTTAAATTTTCAGTCACACCCGGGTCAAACACAACTCAGGACAAAGAGACAAAAGACTAAAAACACCACATGACAACAGGACAAAAGACCTGAACTGGACGGGATGATGTGAAACAATAAACACCAATTACACACTGAACTATCTGAGGGGGTAAAGTGTTGTTGTGGACAAAGACCtcagttgcagtttgatttagaagaaaaaaactcAGATCTGAAGGAGGCAGAGCTTGACTCAGCAAAACCAAGCTGAGCAGTAGACCAGAGCAGTGTGAGTCTGCAGAGTCTGTTCCAGCAGGACTGACGGGATCAGCAGACTgagactaacacacacacacacacacacacacacacacacacacacacacacacacacacacacacacacgggtcgTCTGTTTGGTCCGAGTCAATTGATGCATTTCGGTCATGTGGATTCCATTTGACCAGATTTAATCAATTACTATTTTCCCCCAAGACGAACGATTCAAGTGAGATACTGgggttaaaacaaaacaaacaagctgAACATGATGCGACACTGATAATCATAAAAACGCACGAATATGTGGTACTTCATCTGTGCGCAATGGCTGTGCGTCTAAGCAGTGATCTGACGAATGCatgaaatatattaaataaatacataaaagtgGGTGGCTCGTATCACCAGCCCACCACATCCTTGCAGCACTTGCCGGTCAGCTGCACCTTACCCCGTCTCTGTGCTATGTGCACCGCAGGCATCCCGTTTTTGCAGGGCATCCAGATCTTCCTGAGGGGGTTCTGGGTGAGCTCCCTGGGCGCATTGTCTAACAGAAACTCCTCGTTGTCTAACATTTTGTCGGATCGGTGCGGTTATCCTCCTAACATGAGAGTGAGTCGACGGGTGGCAGTGAGTTTAAGGGGCTGCAGGAGGAGGATGTCTCTTATCAGCTGAGAAACAGCAGTTGGATTTTACCGTAAACACCGGACACTGTGCGCAACGGAGACGGAGCAAAACAAAGAGCCCCCACCTCCTATCGAGGGTGGAAATACATGcactactgtttttgttttgtttttgcatgaacattttcacacattgcatcattaatattattaattatttgcCTAATTAACTTTTGTGTTTAATTACTTTATTATTCTATGCGTGTTTCTTATTCAGTTGTTGAACATCTGTATGTAACCGCTTCTACTTACATATGTACATTTTCACTTGCACAGACATAAAAGCACCATTTACATTTAAACTGTGAATTTTGCCCTGTTTTATCCATCTTGTTCTTTTTATAATCTTTTTATCTGTTTATACTTGTGTTTATATCTGACATTCTGTGGGCAGTAAAGCAAGTATAAGTGttattacattttgcactgtttttcCTGTGTactgattttacatttttactgtctatattctatattttttattgtttttttatactGTAGTGAGCAAATGCAACGACAGTTCGTTCTGTAAACGCTTGTATATCTTAATGACAATACAGTCCAACTCTAAAGTATTTCACTGAGAACACGTTTTCTAACTGTGCATATATAAACTCTGACTCTGATCTAGTCCACATGGAGGACAATGTattagataaaaaaataaaatagacctGCAGTTCTCAAATTACTCAAATAAAGCTCCACATATGATTATAACAGAAAAAAGATCACGATTCCTCATCATAATCAGCCCAAAATGATACGCATTTACATACATGCActgtattgtatttgtttttaatgcttgCGCCATTTCACTGAACATCCAGTGGTAAACATgcgaataaaaggaaaaaaaaatcctagaaTACAGTACAGTATGTTTCCACAAATACCCAGACCAAAGACACTTTCTAGGAACACCTCCCCACTTTTCTCGAAACTACCTGTTGACATTTTACCGTAATTACTCGAAGAAGAAGCAGGAAAACGCGTAAAGAAGCAGATGTGAGCAGAAAAACAAGGCTCAGCTGTTCACATGAAGCACACATGGGCTGTGAATGCAACTGGGAcatgagccaatcagagcggagacACCGAGGCccggcagccaatcagagaggcGGACCGGACAGCAGGAGGGCATGCACACTGGCGGACACAGATAACACAGGACCGTGCAGACATGGGGCCTTGAGTCTGGCACGACTCGATCACGGGCCCTCAGTGGCAGTAACACACAGTCCTCCTGTGGCCAAAGTCATCAACAGATCCACCGGTGACATTAGTGGATGAAGTACTCACTGTTTTTACTTGAGGAAAAGTACAGATACAGGGGCAAAAAAATTACTAAAGTAAAAGTATCCAGGGAAAAAATCTACTtaaataaaagtacaaaagtacTCATTTTAAAATGGacttaaaaagtaaaagtatttgaTCCAAATTCAACCATTATACTTAATAAGGTAAATATTGATTAAAAGTGATGGAACTGGAGGTTTGGTAAAGAAAGAACCAGCATTACAACTGACTGCTCGACTTATTTAGTACCGAGACTGTAAACAGAAGCATAACAAGCTCTGGTCTCAAACTGTAAAGAGGACCCACAGTGAACAGAATCTTCTGGCACAGTAATCAACCAAACAGGccagacatttcttttttttaaaaacatatttattgttttttcattaaTTATCTGAAcccaccctggacatttcaccagttcaccacagggtgacatatagagacagtcacaaacattcacacctatgggaaatTTAGATTAAACTGATGAAcatatcggtgcatgtctttggatagtgggaggaagctggagtacctggagagaacccacacagacacagggagaacttgcaaactccacacagaaaggtcccacccccatcaactggtgttggaatcgaacccaggaccttcttgctgtgaggcatgagtgctatccactgcaccaccctttattgtttttcattcatacaaaaccatCAAACACTGTGAACATcttgaatagattttttttttttttttttttttaaatgataaataaataaatccatgaaaGGCTAGACAGTTCTAAATCTGAATATTACCAGTATTTATGATTCACCTTCAAAATGAGTtggttttcaaagttttttttaattgagtcgCACTCTTTTGGGAGAGTAGATCCATCCAGCTGTACCTCTACAGCTGGATTACGGTGATGCGTAAAGTAGCACAGCGCTTTGTGCACATGGTAACACAAtttacaaaaagaagaagaaaacaaaagtagCATGTAACACAAACACAATTCGAAATATAGGGGTAAAAAGTACAGATACCAGTTCTAAAATGcagtgaagtaaaagtaaaaagtaccccTCCATAAATTTACTTAAATGAAgtacagatacataaaaaaaatttacttaagtacagaaGTACTTCTACTttattacattccaccactgacaTTAGAtaccacaaacacacagacaaacatccTGTGTgtagaaatgtaaatattatgAATCTCAATCTGACACCTCAGGGAAGAAACACTGCCATAATAAAGAGCTGAAATGGTTTAGGATTAATGGGTGATGGTTTGGATTGGTTCATGTTTCCAGCAGAAACACCAAACAAATGAACTCAAGCCTGGCTGCGGCTTCTACATCcaaaaaaatgaacatttgtgCTTTTATTTGTCACAAACTGACAAACTTTGCATCACCCACCCAATCCAATACTTCATGACATTACAACAGCTAGGGGTGATACAAAGTGTTTGGAGCccctggggaaaaaaatatcactttggTCCCCACCTTTTCAATGTCGCAAACCATTCAAACCCAAGAATATAAAACTGTGCAGGCATGGATCAATGTAATGTTATGCTTCATTAATCTGCGACTCCTCATCGAAGCTCAGTGAGTCCACTCAAATTTGGGAATAAAAAGGTGAATTCAGAGTAAAAGTTCTTAATTTCTGTTGATAATAGCAAAACGTCTAGAGGTCAATGAAAATTAAAGAGCCGCATTACATCATTGCATGATCCTGGATGGTCTCTGAGACAAATAGGGAAAGGTGGTCTAATAGACGTGTTACGCACTGTCTATAAATATAAACCAGATCAAACAATGTTGTAAGATGTCATGTATATAATCAATAACATCATCTGTTTCTGTTGCTACTGACTCATCTTTCGATCGTACCAGATAATAAAATGTTTGTGGGTAAATGTCTACATTAAGAAATCAACTGATATTTAAATTAGAGTAATAGAGAGCATCAAAGCATCTAAAAAATGTTGTTTTGCTTCATCGAGTTACATACTTATACACAGGGTGTGCGGAATATGTTGCATTTTGATTAAGTGAATCAAAATGCTAAAAATCGAGATTAGTGTTCTGAGCAAAAATTCACAATGCAGCTTGTTTGTTTGGTGTAAAGTACTGTGTGATAATATGTCTCCAGTTATCGCTTTAATAGAGCTTTGTTTTCTGTAAAATTATCCCGAGtgttgcttttttgttattttcttttatatatgaATATCAAACATATAGAGCATataattttagcaacaaatgCCATATatgtgtcatgtttttccttgCATTTATGTAGAAAGAAGAAAACTATGAAAATTATGAATCATCTTCAACACTGACATTTATTCAATGAAGCACAATTGATAATCTCATCTATATTGCTACTGATTGACTAACAGTCTCAGCAATTATTTGTTTTTCCAGGAAGTTAAAGGGGCTTTTGTTCAGCTACACCATAAAAGTCTTGATTTGTTTAATTACTTGTAGTAGTTATCTCCATAATatgtttatttaaaatattagctgttcaaaatagaagaaaaattgTGACACTTGCAGTAAAATGTTAATGACACAACAGGTATACTGTCAGTATCCTCTGTGGGTCTTAATGTAGTATCAGCATTGTGACACCAGGTGGCACTGTGGCATCATTTTTACCAGCTACAGATTGAAAAGTGAGTGGAGGTGACAATGAGTTACGTTTGGATATGTAGTGCCTCACTAAAGAGAAAGTACTCCATTTAGAGCCTAATTTAACCTTCATTATGGGTCCAGAAAACACAGTCGTAGGTCAGAAGTCAGTGCAGTTCCAGACCAGTAAACAAGTCAGCAGGACTAATCCCATTAGCAACACATCCCAGGTCACAGCTTCAAATAATAATCCtataaacaaatacacacaaacacaaaaacactgtttCAGCTTACTATAGTTAGTGTCTCTTCAGTCATTGAGCAGGTCCCTGGAGGTCGATTAAACACAGTACcactcatataaaaaaaaaaaaaaaaaaagacaagagaacTGTAAATAGACCTAAACTGGAATAATAAGTAATAACGTGAGAACAAGTGAGAAAGTGGTGATTAAGTGAGCAATAGCACGAATTAGGAGAGAGGTGTGttttaatatagaaaaaaaaagccGTGACACGAAACATGTATAACTGTCACAGACTTGTGGTTATATTCTGAAAACACAAATAACTGCACCCCCATTAAGGTACTAAATGAGGCACACACTTCATCCTGTGTATTGTGATCAACAGGTCTGTGTGTGAAACAGGTCCAAGGGTTTGTGTAAGTAGATGAGAACATGATATAAGCAGAGTCACAGCGTATTTTGAATTGTTATTGTGTTGTTTCACTTGTACAAACTGCACTGTTCAATGGTTAGAGGTAAACACTGCTCCAGAGGTCCACTCACACTTACATCACCATCATCAAATTTCATCACACCCTGCATATCACAACTAGAGGTGTGCTGATCTATGACACAATGAGCTAGGTGACATACATTGATGGCAGTGTCCACTGATCCCTACC encodes the following:
- the pfkfb4b gene encoding 6-phosphofructo-2-kinase/fructose-2,6-bisphosphatase 4b isoform X2, which codes for MRGSCRPRNTQDKTVCMTNCPTLIVLVGLPARGKTYISKKLTRYLNWIGVPTKEFNVGQYRRECLKIYKSFEFFRPDNEEGLKIRRQCAMAALNDVRQYLSVEGGQVAVFDATNTTRERRGTIVKFAEQNGFKVFFVESVCEDPDVIAQNIVQVKLGSPDYIHTNTEEAIEDFMKRIKCYESSYQPLDEVLDRDLSYIKIMDVGRRYLVNRVLDHIQSRIVYYLMNIHITPRSIYLCRHGESDLNIKGRIGGDSGLSARGKEFASRLRKFIQDQNIKDLKVWTSQMKRTIQTAECLGVPYEQWKSLNEIDAGVCEEMMYEEIQEHYPLEFALRDQDKYRYRYPKGESYEDLVQRLEPVIMELERQENVLVICHQAVMRCLLAYFLDKTADELPYLKCSLHSVLKLTPMAYGCKVESVCLGVEAVNTHRNRPEVGIAGTKQWPRLFPKPTGSVTLDSFMWMSHKKKKKAENILRISVFIRRN
- the pfkfb4b gene encoding 6-phosphofructo-2-kinase/fructose-2,6-bisphosphatase 4b isoform X1, with product MLDNEEFLLDNAPRELTQNPLRKIWMPCKNGMPAVHIAQRRVCMTNCPTLIVLVGLPARGKTYISKKLTRYLNWIGVPTKEFNVGQYRRECLKIYKSFEFFRPDNEEGLKIRRQCAMAALNDVRQYLSVEGGQVAVFDATNTTRERRGTIVKFAEQNGFKVFFVESVCEDPDVIAQNIVQVKLGSPDYIHTNTEEAIEDFMKRIKCYESSYQPLDEVLDRDLSYIKIMDVGRRYLVNRVLDHIQSRIVYYLMNIHITPRSIYLCRHGESDLNIKGRIGGDSGLSARGKEFASRLRKFIQDQNIKDLKVWTSQMKRTIQTAECLGVPYEQWKSLNEIDAGVCEEMMYEEIQEHYPLEFALRDQDKYRYRYPKGESYEDLVQRLEPVIMELERQENVLVICHQAVMRCLLAYFLDKTADELPYLKCSLHSVLKLTPMAYGCKVESVCLGVEAVNTHRNRPEVGIAGTKQWPRLFPKPTGSVTLDSFMWMSHKKKKKAENILRISVFIRRN
- the pfkfb4b gene encoding 6-phosphofructo-2-kinase/fructose-2,6-bisphosphatase 4b isoform X3, whose product is MLDNEEFLLDNAPRELTQNPLRKIWMPCKNGMPAVHIAQRRVCMTNCPTLIVLVGLPARGKTYISKKLTRYLNWIGVPTKEFNVGQYRRECLKIYKSFEFFRPDNEEGLKIRRQCAMAALNDVRQYLSVEGGQVAVFDATNTTRERRGTIVKFAEQNGFKVFFVESVCEDPDVIAQNIVQVKLGSPDYIHTNTEEAIEDFMKRIKCYESSYQPLDEVLDRDLSYIKIMDVGRRYLVNRVLDHIQSRIVYYLMNIHITPRSIYLCRHGESDLNIKGRIGGDSGLSARGKEFASRLRKFIQDQNIKDLKVWTSQMKRTIQTAECLGVPYEQWKSLNEIDAGVCEEMMYEEIQEHYPLEFALRDQDKYRYRYPKGESYEDLVQRLEPVIMELERQENVLVICHQAVMRCLLAYFLDKTADELPYLKCSLHSVLKLTPMAYGCKVESVCLGVEAVNTHRNRPENVNVQRSTEDALQTVPAHF